One Grus americana isolate bGruAme1 chromosome Z, bGruAme1.mat, whole genome shotgun sequence DNA window includes the following coding sequences:
- the SLC49A3 gene encoding solute carrier family 49 member A3 isoform X2 gives MEGAEAASLLGERGLGGLAQFKTYRRRWFLLAAVCLLNCSNAMLWLTFAPVADKTAAYFSISLEMVNWLSIVYLLISIPFGLVATWVLDSVGLRCAVILSAWLNMMGSIIRMFSVLKFLSLGSQNYWYLFVGQCLCALAQPLIIFSPTKLAALWFPDHQRATANMIASMSVTACALATVGIREKVPPTPPSASATNSTSQPFLTGLKMLLRNKPYIILAVCFGGGIGMFTCFSALLEQILCEKGYSNEFAGLNGALFTVCGLLGAFLLGLYVDRTRKFIESTKICFCLSALASIVFAVASRFRHQAVTLAISSSLFGFFGFAIYPIAMELAVECSYPVGEGTSTGLIFVASQIEGVILMILLQALTIRVSEDPSSTCALDQDGALDWTTPVLVLAGLCSAMACFYVIFFHTDYKRLHAETNSGDLVKAEDTPTADVPEA, from the exons ATGGAGGGTGCCGAGGCGGCGAGTCTGCTGGGGGAGCGCGGCCTGGGGGGGCTGGCCCAGTTCAAGACCTACCGGCGGCGGTGGTTCCTGCTGGCCGCCGTCTGCCTGCTGAACTGCTCCAACGCCATG CTGTGGCTGACGTTTGCTCCAGTGGCTGATAAGACAGCTGCCTACTTCTCCATTTCCCTGGAGATGGTCAACTGGCTCTCAATAGTGTACCTCCTCATCTCGATCCCATTTGGTCTGGTGGCAACATGGGTTCTCGACAGCGTGGGGCTCAGATGTGCT GTGATCCTGAGCGCATGGCTGAACATGATGGGTAGCATCATCCGGATGTTCAGCGTCCTGAAGTTCCTGAGCTTGGGTTCCCAGAATTACTGGTACCTGTTTGTTGGGCAATGCCTCTGTGCTCTGGCACAGCCCCTTATCATCTTTTCACCGACAAAACTGGCAGCACTATGGTTCCCAGACCACCAGAGAGCGACAGCAAATATGATCGCATCAATGT CAGTAACAGCCTGTGCTCTAGCAACTGTGGGGATTCGTGAGAAGGTTCCTCCAACACCTCCTTCGGCCAGTGCCACTAACTCCACCTCCCAACCATTCCTCACGGGGCTCAAAATG CTCCTGAGAAACAAGCCGTACATCATCCTAGCAGTGTGCTTTGGAGGAGGAATTGGGATGTTCACCTGTTTTTCAGCTCTGCTAGAACAGATCCTTTGTGAAAAGGGGTATTCTAAT GAATTTGCTGGCCTGAACGGTGCACTGTTCACAGTGTGTGGTTTGTTGGGTGCTTTCCTGCTAGGCCTATATGTCGACAGGACAAGGAAGTTCATAGAGTCCACCAAGATTTGTTTCTGCCTGAGTGCACTTGCCAGCATCGTGTTCGCAGTG GCTTCTAGGTTCAGACACCAGGCTGTCACGCTGGCCATCAGCAGCTCGCTCtttggtttctttggttttgccaTCTACCCCATTGCCATGGAGCTGGCAGTGGAGTGCTCCTACCCCGTGGGAGAGGGCACATCTACAGGCCTGATTTTTGTTGCGAG CCAGATTGAAGGAGTTATTTTAATGATTCTGCTACAAGCCCTCACCATCCGTGTTTCTGAGGACCCATCCTCCACCTGCGCCCTTGACCAGGATGGAGCCCTGGACTGGACAA CTCCAGTGCTGGTGCTAGCTGGCCTCTGCAGTGCTATGGCTTGTTTCTACGTCATCTTCTTCCACACTGACTACAAGCGGCTCCACGCTGAGACAAACAGTGGTGATTTGGTCAAGGCAGAAGATACACCAACAGCAGATGTTCCTGAAGCCTAA
- the SLC49A3 gene encoding solute carrier family 49 member A3 isoform X1 — protein sequence MEGAEAASLLGERGLGGLAQFKTYRRRWFLLAAVCLLNCSNAMLWLTFAPVADKTAAYFSISLEMVNWLSIVYLLISIPFGLVATWVLDSVGLRCAVILSAWLNMMGSIIRMFSVLKFLSLGSQNYWYLFVGQCLCALAQPLIIFSPTKLAALWFPDHQRATANMIASMSNPLGILIANVLSPALVPEGKHIPLMLGVYAVPAVTACALATVGIREKVPPTPPSASATNSTSQPFLTGLKMLLRNKPYIILAVCFGGGIGMFTCFSALLEQILCEKGYSNEFAGLNGALFTVCGLLGAFLLGLYVDRTRKFIESTKICFCLSALASIVFAVASRFRHQAVTLAISSSLFGFFGFAIYPIAMELAVECSYPVGEGTSTGLIFVASQIEGVILMILLQALTIRVSEDPSSTCALDQDGALDWTTPVLVLAGLCSAMACFYVIFFHTDYKRLHAETNSGDLVKAEDTPTADVPEA from the exons ATGGAGGGTGCCGAGGCGGCGAGTCTGCTGGGGGAGCGCGGCCTGGGGGGGCTGGCCCAGTTCAAGACCTACCGGCGGCGGTGGTTCCTGCTGGCCGCCGTCTGCCTGCTGAACTGCTCCAACGCCATG CTGTGGCTGACGTTTGCTCCAGTGGCTGATAAGACAGCTGCCTACTTCTCCATTTCCCTGGAGATGGTCAACTGGCTCTCAATAGTGTACCTCCTCATCTCGATCCCATTTGGTCTGGTGGCAACATGGGTTCTCGACAGCGTGGGGCTCAGATGTGCT GTGATCCTGAGCGCATGGCTGAACATGATGGGTAGCATCATCCGGATGTTCAGCGTCCTGAAGTTCCTGAGCTTGGGTTCCCAGAATTACTGGTACCTGTTTGTTGGGCAATGCCTCTGTGCTCTGGCACAGCCCCTTATCATCTTTTCACCGACAAAACTGGCAGCACTATGGTTCCCAGACCACCAGAGAGCGACAGCAAATATGATCGCATCAATGT CCAATCCCTTGGGTATTCTTATAGCAAATGTGCTGTCACCTGCACTAGTTCCTGAAGGAAAGCACATCCCACTGATG CTGGGTGTTTATGCCGTTCCAGCAGTAACAGCCTGTGCTCTAGCAACTGTGGGGATTCGTGAGAAGGTTCCTCCAACACCTCCTTCGGCCAGTGCCACTAACTCCACCTCCCAACCATTCCTCACGGGGCTCAAAATG CTCCTGAGAAACAAGCCGTACATCATCCTAGCAGTGTGCTTTGGAGGAGGAATTGGGATGTTCACCTGTTTTTCAGCTCTGCTAGAACAGATCCTTTGTGAAAAGGGGTATTCTAAT GAATTTGCTGGCCTGAACGGTGCACTGTTCACAGTGTGTGGTTTGTTGGGTGCTTTCCTGCTAGGCCTATATGTCGACAGGACAAGGAAGTTCATAGAGTCCACCAAGATTTGTTTCTGCCTGAGTGCACTTGCCAGCATCGTGTTCGCAGTG GCTTCTAGGTTCAGACACCAGGCTGTCACGCTGGCCATCAGCAGCTCGCTCtttggtttctttggttttgccaTCTACCCCATTGCCATGGAGCTGGCAGTGGAGTGCTCCTACCCCGTGGGAGAGGGCACATCTACAGGCCTGATTTTTGTTGCGAG CCAGATTGAAGGAGTTATTTTAATGATTCTGCTACAAGCCCTCACCATCCGTGTTTCTGAGGACCCATCCTCCACCTGCGCCCTTGACCAGGATGGAGCCCTGGACTGGACAA CTCCAGTGCTGGTGCTAGCTGGCCTCTGCAGTGCTATGGCTTGTTTCTACGTCATCTTCTTCCACACTGACTACAAGCGGCTCCACGCTGAGACAAACAGTGGTGATTTGGTCAAGGCAGAAGATACACCAACAGCAGATGTTCCTGAAGCCTAA